The DNA window CCCCAAAATCTCCGCAGTGCCCCCCACACTCACCTCGCCCTGCGCCGTCCGAGCCTCAGCTGCCTCGGTGGCCTCCAGCCTGTGGGGTGTGGGGGGCATTAGGGATTGGGGGGGGTCTCGGGGTCTTTTgaggacccccagaccccccagctcccccaccTGTGCCGGAGCTGGTCCCGCTGCAGCCGCAGCCGTTGGTTCTCACGCCGCAGCCGCGTCACCGTGTCCCTGGTgggggggggacaccggggcgcTCGTGAGGGACCCCACGAGCAGCTGGGGACGCCCCCCACCCACCCCGTCCACGTTTTTGGACACCTCCCTGGACCCACCTGAGCTCTGCGGGAAGGATCTCCGCCGCCAAATTCCGGGGAGGGCCGCgcccccctccagccctgcGTCTGGGGTGAAAGATCCATTTTGGGcagggggacaccccaaacctgCGCCCTGCCCACCCAAACCCCTCTGGAGCCCCCCTAAACCCTGCAGCCCAAAGTGGGGGCTCTCTGGTGTGCCGTGCAAGGGTGGTGCTCAGTCAGGAGCGTGTCCCCTCACTCCCAGGTGTTCTGTCGCCTCTCTGGGTAGGGTCTGTGCCGCCCCACACTCACCTGCCCGGCTCAGGTAGCTCTGCTGCACCTGCGCGCAGCGCAGCTCCTCGTTGGCCTCGCGCAGCGCGTCCCGCTCCTCCAGAAGCCGCTGCGGGGGCACAGGGGGCTCAGGTGTGTCCCCGGGCATGTCCCCGGGTGCGTCCCCGAGCCTcacccacctccttctcctggctcaggGCCTCGAATCGCTCCTGCAGGTGCCGCAACTCCAGGTGCCACTTCTcggcccgcagcgcccgcctcCGCCTGCTGCCCGCTCAGCTCCTCCACCTGCGCGGCCGCACCGTTGAGGGTCGCCGGGCACGGCGACAACGCCGCCGACGCCGCCGCCTGCCGTGCGCCCCTCACCTGCCTGCGGGCGGCCTCCAGCTGCGCGCAGCCGGCCTGGGCGcggcccagctgctgctgcaggtgcgCAGCGCGGCGCACCTGGGCGGCGTGGCGCTCCTCCAGCGCCCGCGCCCAGCGCCGCAgctcgcccgccgccgccgcccggccccggtACGTGGCCACCGCCGCCTCcagccgccccgcccgcgccgACGACGCCCTGGGGGACGGGGACAGCGCGCGCGGTGATGTGCCGCCACACCTGAGCCCAGGTGCGCGGCACCTGAACAACGACATGCGGCCACTGGCGCGACAGCACCGCCCTGATGGCGATGCCATGGGACGTGGAGCCACCCAGGAGCCCCCTGGCTCACCTGAGCAGGTATCCCAACTCACCTGAGCAGGTATCCCAACTCACCTGAGCAGGTACCCCGGCTCACCTGAGCAGGTCCATCTCGTCGCGCAGCGCCCGCGCCTCCCCCGCCAGCCCGCTCAGCTCCTGCGCCCGCGCCtgcagcccccgcgcctcctgctccagccgcGAGCAGCGCGCCCGCAGCTCCTCCCTGCCGCTCTCCAGCCTGCAGCGGGACCCCCCCAGCCTCAGGTGAGGGCGTCAGGTGAGGGGGGGGGGTCGCAGGGGGCGAGTCCTCACCTGTAgttctcctcctgcagctcctccacctGCGTCTGCAGCCGCAGCAGCTTCTtggcggcggcgccggcggcGTCGGACTCGAGCTGCTCCCGCAGCGCGCGGTTCTCGGCGGCCAGGTGTCCTTTCTCCTCCAGCAGCGTGGCCACCTGCATGCCCAGGTGTGCGGGAGGGGCGCAGGGCTGCGGGGTCCCCTCCCAGGTATTCCCACCCCGCCCACAAACGGCTCAAGGATCCTTTCCCATTGAGCCTTGGGTGTTCTTAATCCAGCAGGGGGAATTGGGGGGAGTCCAGGTGTGCAGGAAAGGGCCCAGGTGTGCAAGAAAGGGCCCAGGTGTGCAGGATCCTTCCCAGGTGTGCAGGATCCCTCCGAGGTGCGCAGGATTCCTCCCAGGTGCGCAGGATCCTTCCCAGGTGTGCAGGATCCCTCCCAGGTGCGCAGGATCCCTCCCAGGTGTGCAGGATCCCTCCCAGGTGTGCAGGATCCCTCCCAGGTGCGCAGGATCCCTCCCAGGTGCGCAGGATTCCTCCCAGGTGTGCAGGATCCCTCCCAGGTGTGCAGGATCCCTCCCAGGTGCTGCCAGCGCTCCCATGAGCCGGCAGAGAATCCCCTCGCCCTCGCCCTCGGGTGGAAATTGGGGGgacccaggatttggggtccccccagGTGATCCCGGGCCtcacctgctgctccagctcacgGCAGCGCTGCCCCGACCCCTCCTCGGGGGGCTCCTGGCTCAGGAAGTAATAGCGGCGGGACTGGGGGGGCACAGAGGGGCTCAGACACCCCCTGGcacccccaaattcctcccgagacaccccaaaatctgccccccacccccccacctGAGTGTCGAAGTTCCCGTAGGTCTCAGCCGCCATCGGCTCCGACGGCTCCGGATCCAAGAGCTGCCACAAAGAAGGGAGAAGCTGGGATTTGGGTGGGGGGCTTCAAGCCCCCCAACAACCCCAGGGGgtccccaaaactcccccacGACCCTCCAAGCCCTGTGGTCCcaaaccacccccaaacccaccacCGCAGTGACCCCTCACAGGATACCCCCCCGCAAACCACCCTCGGGGACCCCCAACTtccccccagtgaccccccaaaacccttaGGGCCCCCCCCAAcaccacccagggaccccccaaacaccccccaAAGCGCCCCCACCTCTTGGATGGCCGTCATCACCTCGTGCTGCACCGACTCCTCCAGCGTCATGATGCGCTGGATGTGCTCTGGGGAGGGGGACgtgatttggggaggggggttcaggggggcttttttttgggggtgtcaCGGGCGGGCCCCCCGAGTCCCCGCACCCACCTTCCCGCCGCTCGCAGCTCACGGCGCAGCCCAGCACCAGCCTCACCAGTTTGCCCAGTTGCTCGGGGTCGCCGTGCCGGGCGGCCGGCGCCACGTCCGGCACGTGCTGCTCCGCCACGGCCTGGCCCAGCACCTTTGGGTGGGGGGGCCTGGGGTCAgagcccccacccccaccctcAGGGGCTCCCCCAAAGTCGAGGGGAGCCCCCCCGACCCAAAAATGGGGTGGGGGTCCCCAAGGTTGGGACCCCCCCCGCCCTACACTCACATCCTGCCAATACTCCAGGACGCTCTGCAGCACCTGGCGCAGGTTGTTcacctggggagggggggggggggaaagtgGGAACCCCTCCCCACGAGGacccccaaattccgctcccaCTCCCACTGCTGTGCTGCGTGGGTACCCCAAAACGGCCTCTCCGCAAAgacaccccccccccaaaaaaaaagtattttcccaaaaaaatccccccaaagtTGTCGCCACAAAGCTCAACGTCCCCCAAAAGCCCCCCCAAAAAGCCCCCCAAATCAGTCCTCCCCAAAAGCCCCCCCAAATCAATCCTCCTCAACCCCCCCAATCAGTCCTCCCAAAAAGGCCCCCCAAATCAGTCCTCCCcaaaagccccccaaaatcaatcctcccccccaaaaccaggaccccaaaatcccttcccaAAACCACCCCCATAAGAACCAACCCTCCTTAATCCAGCCCCCCCAAAAACAGCCCCCAAAACCAACGGCCCcccccaaaaacaaaccccacgTTCTGactccccccaaaaaccccatcccaccccaaaatttcccccccaaaaaccagCCCCACATTCTGactccccccaaaaaccccatcccaccccaaaatttcccccccaaaaaccagCCCCACATTCtgcccccccaaaaaccccatcccaccccaaaatttctgcccccaaaaacaaaccccacattCTGACTCCCCCCAAAAATCGCATCCCACTCCAAAACCAACGCCctcccaaaaccagccccacattctgacccccccaaaacatgctgccccccaccccaaaaaacaaaccccacattCTGactccccccaaaaaccccctcccaccccaaaatttcccccccaaaaacgaACCCCACATTCTGACCCCCCAAAAATCgcatcccaccccaaaaccaacgcccccccaaaaccagccccacattctgacccccccaaaacatgctgcccccaccccaaaaaacaaaccccacattCTGACTCCCCTCAaaaaccccatcccaccccaaaatttccccccaCCAAAAACGAACCCCACATTCTGactccccccaaaaaccccctccAACTGCaaaatttcccccccaaaaaccagCCCCACATTCtgcccccccaaaaaccccctccaaccccaaaatttcccccccaaaaaatgaaCCCCACATTCtgcccccccaaaaaccccctccaaccccaaaatttcccccccaaaaacgaACCCCAAATtctgacccccccaaaaaccccatcccaccccaaaacatgccgcccccccaccccaaaaaccgaATCCCACATcctgacccccccaaaacacttcccccccccccccaaaatcgaGCCCCCCCACCTTGAGCCGAGCGCTGCCCTCGGTGTCCCCCCGGATCCGGCCCAGCCACGTCTCATCAAACCAGGAGGGATCGCTGCGGGGGGGGGGGTGCattgggggggagggggggtccccaaaatcagcctgggcctctgggggggggggtccccgaggCCGGGGGGacgccccccgcccccccaaTAAATAACTCACATTTTGTGCAGGACGTGGGCCAGGGTCACCCCGCTGGCCAGGTCCGGGGGGGCCGCGCACGGCGAGGGGGGGTCAAAGGTCTGCAGctgcggggggcggggggaaaagggggagtcggggacaccccaaaaccccccaggggggtcagggacaccccGAAACCCCCcaggggggtcagggacaccccaaaaccccccagggcagtcagggacaccccaaaatcccccagggGGGTCAGGGCACCCcgaaacccccaaaaccccccaggggggtcagggacaccccaaaaccccccaggggggtcagggacaccccaaaaccccccagggggctcagggcaccccaaaacccccaaaaccccccaggggggtcagggacaccccaaaactctccaggggggtcagggacaccccaaaaccccacttGAGGCCCCCCCGGGGTGACca is part of the Anomalospiza imberbis isolate Cuckoo-Finch-1a 21T00152 unplaced genomic scaffold, ASM3175350v1 scaffold_61, whole genome shotgun sequence genome and encodes:
- the HOOK2 gene encoding LOW QUALITY PROTEIN: protein Hook homolog 2 (The sequence of the model RefSeq protein was modified relative to this genomic sequence to represent the inferred CDS: deleted 1 base in 1 codon); the protein is MAAGRDACGALLTWLQTFDPPSPCAAPPDLASGVTLAHVLHKIDPSWFDETWLGRIRGDTEGSARLKVNNLRQVLQSVLEYWQDVLGQAVAEQHVPDVAPAARHGDPEQLGKLVRLVLGCAVSCERREEHIQRIMTLEESVQHEVMTAIQELLDPEPSEPMAAETYGNFDTQSRRYYFLSQEPPEEGSGQRCRELEQQVATLLEEKGHLAAENRALREQLESDAAGAAAKKLLRLQTQVEELQEENYRLESGREELRARCSRLEQEARGLQARAQELSGLAGEARALRDEMDLLRASSARAGRLEAAVATYRGRAAAAGELRRWARALEERHAAQVRRAAHLQQQLGRAQAGCAQLEAARRQVEELSGQQAERALRAEKWHLELRHLQERFEALSQEKERLLEERDALREANEELRCAQVQQSYLSRADAGLEGGAALPGIWRRRSFPQSSGTR